The Populus alba chromosome 6, ASM523922v2, whole genome shotgun sequence genome contains a region encoding:
- the LOC118053455 gene encoding molybdate transporter 1: MESPVNQIPLQDIQAQAPRSRFLSNVVYKVRDNLVFRSTVWAELNGAMGDLGTYIPIVLALTLSVDLNLGTTLIFTGIYNILTGAIYGVPMPVQPMKSIAAVAISNSAEFGVPEIMAAGICTGGILLLLGVTGLMQLVYKLIPLPVVRGIQLSQGLSFAMTAVKYIRKVQDFSKSKSGGDRHWLGLDGLVLAIVCACFVIVVNGAGEEGGERDGDDINLDGRERPKRRGPRQIVASLPSAFMVFLLGVILAFIRRPGVVRGFKFGPSSIEVVKISKHAWKEGFIKGTIPQLPLSVLNSVIAVCKLSSDLFPGKDFSASSVSVSVAMMNIVGCWFGAMPCCHGAGGLAGQYKFGGRSGGCVALLGAAKMLLGLVLGSSLVMVLKQFPVGVLGVLLLFAGIELALASRDMNTKEEAFVMLICAAVSLVGSSAALGFVCGIIAHLLLHLRNWPKEQPCPAL, from the coding sequence ATGGAGTCCCCCGTCAACCAAATACCTCTTCAAGACATCCAAGCTCAAGCACCCAGATCAAGGTTTCTATCGAATGTGGTCTACAAAGTGAGAGACAACCTCGTCTTTCGATCCACAGTATGGGCAGAGCTTAATGGTGCCATGGGGGATCTAGGTACGTACATACCAATAGTACTGGCCTTAACATTATCCGTTGATCTTAATTTAGGGACAACATTAATATTCACTGGCATTTACAACATTCTTACCGGGGCAATCTATGGCGTGCCAATGCCAGTCCAGCCAATGAAATCGATAGCTGCTGTGGCTATATCAAATAGTGCAGAATTTGGCGTGCCCGAAATCATGGCAGCAGGAATATGCACTGGTGGGATTTTGTTACTCTTAGGTGTCACGGGTTTGATGCAGCTTGTTTATAAGCTAATCCCGCTGCCCGTTGTTAGAGGAATTCAGCTTTCACAAGGGTTATCATTTGCCATGACTGCGGTCAAGTATATCAGGAAAGTACAAGATTTTTCCAAGTCAAAGTCTGGTGGCGATAGGCATTGGTTAGGGCTAGATGGTCTGGTTCTGGCAATTGTTTGTGCTTGTTTTGTTATTGTCGTTAATGGTGCTGGTGAGGAGGGTGGTGAAAGAGATGGCGATGACATTAATTTGGATGGTAGAGAGAGGCCGAAGAGGAGGGGACCGAGGCAGATTGTAGCCTCGCTTCCTTCTGCTTTTATGGTTTTCTTGCTGGGTGTGATTCTGGCATTTATAAGAAGGCCTGGAGTGGTGCGGGGTTTTAAGTTTGGACCATCTTCCATTGAAGTTGTGAAGATTTCTAAGCATGCTTGGAAAGAAGGGTTTATCAAGGGTACAATCCCCCAGCTCCCTCTATCAGTTCTAAATTCTGTCATTGCTGTGTGCAAGTTGTCATCCGATCTGTTTCCGGGAAAGGATTTCTCGGCCTCCTCCGTTTCGGTATCTGTAGCGATGATGAACATAGTGGGGTGTTGGTTCGGCGCCATGCCATGCTGCCATGGTGCAGGTGGACTGGCTGGGCAGTACAAGTTTGGCGGCAGGAGTGGAGGTTGTGTGGCACTTCTCGGGGCAGCAAAAATGCTTCTGGGTTTGGTTTTAGGAAGCTCTTTAGTGATGGTTTTGAAACAATTCCCTGTTGGGGTCTTGGGGGTGTTGCTGTTATTTGCTGGAATTGAGTTGGCTTTGGCTTCAAGGGACATGAACACAAAGGAGGAAGCCTTTGTGATGCTCATATGCGCTGCCGTTTCACTGGTGGGTTCAAGCGCGGCACTTGGCTTTGTTTGTGGAATTATTGCGCATCTGCTTCTTCATTTGAGAAACTGGCCAAAAGAGCAGCCATGTCCTGCTCTATAG
- the LOC118053454 gene encoding molybdate transporter 1 produces MESPNYQIPLRDTPTQAPRSRFPSNIVHKVRDNLVFRSKLAELNGAMGDLGTYIPIVLALTLSVDLNLGTTLIFTGIYNILTGAIYGVPMPVQPMKSIAAVAISNSAEFGVPEIMAAGICTGGILLLLGVTGLMQLVYKLIPLSVVRGIQLSQGLSFAMSAVKYIRKVQDFSKSKSGGDRHWLGLDGLVLAIVCACFIIVVNGAGEEGSEREGDDINLGGRERPRKSGLRQIVASLPSAFMVFLLGVILAFIRRPGVVHDFKFGPSSIEAVKISKHAWKEGFVKGTIPQLPLSVLNSVIAVCNLSSDLFPGKDFSASSVSVSVGLMNLVGCWFGAMPCCHGAGGLAGQYKFGGRSGGCVALLGAAKLVLGLVLGSSLVMVLNQFPVGVLGVLLLFAGIELAMASRDMNTKEEAFVMLMCSAVSITGSSAALGFFCGIAVHLLLKVRNWHNDQPCSTV; encoded by the coding sequence ATGGAGTCCCCAAATTACCAAATACCTCTTCGTGATACACCAACTCAAGCACCCAGATCAAGGTTTCCATCAAATATAGTCCACAAAGTGAGAGACAACCTTGTCTTTCGATCCAAATTGGCAGAACTTAATGGTGCCATGGGGGATCTAGGTACGTACATACCAATAGTACTGGCCTTAACATTATCCGTTGACCTTAATTTAGGGACAACATTAATATTCACTGGCATTTACAACATTCTTACTGGGGCAATCTATGGTGTTCCAATGCCAGTCCAGCCAATGAAATCGATAGCAGCTGTGGCTATATCAAATAGTGCAGAATTTGGCGTGCCCGAAATTATGGCAGCAGGGATATGTACTGGTGGGATTCTGTTACTTTTAGGTGTTACAGGTTTGATGCAGCTTGTTTATAAGTTGATTCCATTATCTGTTGTTAGGGGAATTCAGCTGTCTCAAGGGTTATCATTTGCCATGTCTGCTGTGAAGTATATTAGGAAAGTACAAGATTTTTCTAAGTCAAAGTCTGGTGGTGATAGGCACTGGTTAGGGCTAGATGGTTTGGTTCTGGCTATTGTTTGTgcttgttttattattgttgttaatgGCGCTGGTGAGGAGGGTAGTGAAAGAGAGGGTGATGACATTAATTTGGGTGGTAGAGAAAGGCCTAGGAAGAGTGGGCTGAGGCAAATAGTAGCCTCACTTCCTTCTGCTTTTATGGTTTTCTTGTTGGGTGTGATTTTGGCATTTATAAGAAGGCCTGGAGTGGTGCATGATTTTAAGTTTGGACCATCTTCTATTGAGGCTGTGAAAATTTCTAAGCATGCTTGGAAAGAAGGGTTTGTCAAGGGTACAATTCCTCAGCTCCCTCTATCAGTACTAAATTCTGTTATTGCTGTGTGCAACTTGTCATCTGATCTGTTTCCAGGAAAGGATTTCTCGGCATCCTCGGTTTCAGTGTCTGTAGGGCTGATGAATTTAGTGGGATGTTGGTTTGGTGCCATGCCATGTTGCCATGGTGCAGGAGGACTGGCTGGGCAGTACAAGTTTGGAGGTAGGAGTGGAGGTTGTGTGGCACTACTTGGAGCAGCCAAATTggttttgggtttggttttAGGAAGTTCTTTAGTGATGGTTTTGAACCAATTCCCTGTTGGAGTCTTGGGGGTGTTGCTAttgtttgctggaattgagttGGCTATGGCCTCAAGAGACATGAATACGAAGGAGGAAGCCTTTGTGATGCTTATGTGCTCTGCGGTTTCAATAACAGGTTCAAGTGCAGCACTTGGCTTTTTTTGTGGGATTGCTGTGCATCTGCTTCTTAAAGTGAGAAACTGGCATAACGACCAACCATGCTCAACAGTATAG
- the LOC118053508 gene encoding uncharacterized protein isoform X1, translating to MQNDKEDSGENRWAILYSGGSRSPNYEDRHGRSDRSGFSGRADDKTIKYYYDERRSPRYSQENSRYGGFMRSPVRFEVVDDRFRDDGIRSSRQSGVHPFAHRESRFGNKLSDIQKDMHQSGSHAPVVRPLKHILGKNVPPLQVGEHSKAPNRKGADGSAHNQMPPSSGPMESADGNPVQQKSHNSESSVDLNSNSMSSDATAAPPAQENLLSSEGGNWSSHDSSGKKNALPAPKQNTLEFLLMELVPPVIPSDNTSEIPTNDNPSSAASGENIIMSSGASAAGPSGQMLTLQSSAVASAIASGGNMPAASVSQTVPVEQMSTLPWSAGASSAVSGGTMPVGSISPAAPVMQTSTASGISPAVRVEEILTLVDAFDASTIPSNNSLPAQPSNGVPPQAALDNSGDSTFEVLDGQQISTMQQQQPADRSSTGQQTTNTPAGVVNDQLWTSTNVHISQGSPDFLGEYLSQDVSKPAQESNSKAQSQPLPSETKSSGRKELPADLFTGTYSPAPDPIPGCQICPPYGMRFNKQYYLHATPVPAFPNIAKSTNPFDLNGDTTSVQPLPFPSMGNLHGTLPVHTSAMPPHSLSFASAMPYGGNMGQQAYTNLPHSRPHGPCDFGSEGVPFGSLNMAQQPTGGYLLPTSPSSLRLKGGNPFG from the exons ATGCAGAATGACAAGGAGGACTCTGGTGAGAACAGGTGGGCTATTTTATATTCTGGTGGATCTAGAAGTCCAAACTATGAAGATAGACATGGGCGGAGTGACAGATCTGGTTTTAGTGGAAGAGCTGATgacaagacaataaaatattattatgatgaaAGAAGAAGTCCTCGTTATTCCCAAGAAAATTCAAGATATGGAGGTTTTATGAGAAGTCCTGTTCGCTTTGAGGTTGTTGATGACAGGTTTCGAGATGATGGAATACGAAGTAGCAGGCAGTCTGGTGTCCACCCGTTTGCTCACAGAGAATCCAGGTTTGGGAACAAGTTATCTGACATTCAAAAGGACATGCATCAGTCAGGGTCCCATGCCCCTGTGGTACGCCCTCTCAAACATATTCTAGGGAAAAATGTTCCACCTCTACAGGTTGGTGAGCATTCTAAAGCACCGAACAGGAAGGGTGCAGATGGTTCTGCGCACAATCAG ATGCCCCCTTCTTCTGGCCCCATGGAGTCTGCTGATGGGAATCCTGTGCAACAGAAAAGTCACAATTCAGAAAGCTCGGTTGATTTAAATTCCAATTCCATGTCCTCTGATGCTACCGCCGCACCTCCTGCACAGGAGAATCTTCTGTCCAGTGAAGGTGGCAACTGGTCCTCACATGACTCATCTGGAAAGAAGAACGCGCTTCCAGCCCCAAAACAAAATACTTTGGAATTTTTACTGATGGAGTTAGTTCCCCCAGTTATTCCTTCTGACAATACTTCTGAAATACCAACTAATGATAATCCATCATCAGCTGCATCTGGAGAAAATATAATCATGAGTAGTGGTGCTTCAGCAGCTGGGCCTTCGGGGCAGATGTTAACATTACAAAGTAGTGCTGTTGCTTCTGCAATTGCATCTGGAGGGAACATGCCTGCTGCAAGTGTTTCACAAACTGTACCTGTGGAGCAGATGTCAACACTGCCCTGGAGCGCTGGTGCTTCTTCAGCTGTGTCTGGAGGCACCATGCCTGTGGGAAGTATTTCACCAGCTGCACCTGTGATGCAGACATCAACTGCATCTGGGATTAGCCCAGCTGTGCGTGTTGAGGAGATATTAACACTAGTTGATGCTTTTGATGCATCCACAATACCTTCAAATAATTCTTTGCCAGCACAACCTTCTAATGGAGTTCCTCCACAAGCTGCACTTGATAACAGTGGTGACTCAACTTTCGAGGTTCTTGACGGGCAACAGATATCCACCATGCAGCAACAACAGCCTGCTGATAGAAGCTCTACTGGACAACAGACTACTAATACACCAGCTGGAGTGGTAAATGATCAG CTGTGGACTTCAACAAATGTTCATATTTCTCAGGGATCTCCAGATTTCCTTGGTGAATACCTTTCTCAAGATGTCTCAAAACCAGCCCAAGAATCCAATTCCAAAGCTCAATCCCAGCCTCTTCCATCAGAAACAAAATCTAGTGGAAGAAAGGAACTTCCAGCG GACCTTTTTACTGGAACTTATTCACCAGCTCCAGACCCAATACCAGGTTGTCAAATTTGTCCACCTTATGGCATGAGATTCAACAAGCAGTACTATCTTCATGCAACG CCTGTGCCAGCATTTCCCAACATAGCAAAATCAACAAACCCATTTGATCTTAACGGTGACACCACTTCGGTACAACCCCTACCA TTTCCTTCCATGGGAAATTTGCATGGTACTCTCCCAGTGCATACTTCTGCAATGCCTCCGCATTCCCTGTCCTTTGCATCAGCCATGCCTTATG GTGGAAACATGGGACAACAAGCATACACGAATTTGCCTCATTCCAG ACCACATGGGCCTTGCGACTTTGGCAGTGAGGGAGTTCCTTTTGGGTCCTTGAATATGGCTCAACAACCAACCGGTGGATACTTGCTCCCAACCTCCCCAAGTTCTCTTCGTTTAAAGGGAGGAAATCCATTTGGATAG
- the LOC118053508 gene encoding uncharacterized protein isoform X2 yields the protein MQNDKEDSGENRWAILYSGGSRSPNYEDRHGRSDRSGFSGRADDKTIKYYYDERRSPRYSQENSRYGGFMRSPVRFEVVDDRFRDDGIRSSRQSGVHPFAHRESRFGNKLSDIQKDMHQSGSHAPVVRPLKHILGKNVPPLQVGEHSKAPNRKGADGSAHNQMPPSSGPMESADGNPVQQKSHNSESSVDLNSNSMSSDATAAPPAQENLLSSEGGNWSSHDSSGKKNALPAPKQNTLEFLLMELVPPVIPSDNTSEIPTNDNPSSAASGENIIMSSGASAAGPSGQMLTLQSSAVASAIASGGNMPAASVSQTVPVEQMSTLPWSAGASSAVSGGTMPVGSISPAAPVMQTSTASGISPAVRVEEILTLVDAFDASTIPSNNSLPAQPSNGVPPQAALDNSGDSTFEVLDGQQISTMQQQQPADRSSTGQQTTNTPAGVVNDQGSPDFLGEYLSQDVSKPAQESNSKAQSQPLPSETKSSGRKELPADLFTGTYSPAPDPIPGCQICPPYGMRFNKQYYLHATPVPAFPNIAKSTNPFDLNGDTTSVQPLPFPSMGNLHGTLPVHTSAMPPHSLSFASAMPYGGNMGQQAYTNLPHSRPHGPCDFGSEGVPFGSLNMAQQPTGGYLLPTSPSSLRLKGGNPFG from the exons ATGCAGAATGACAAGGAGGACTCTGGTGAGAACAGGTGGGCTATTTTATATTCTGGTGGATCTAGAAGTCCAAACTATGAAGATAGACATGGGCGGAGTGACAGATCTGGTTTTAGTGGAAGAGCTGATgacaagacaataaaatattattatgatgaaAGAAGAAGTCCTCGTTATTCCCAAGAAAATTCAAGATATGGAGGTTTTATGAGAAGTCCTGTTCGCTTTGAGGTTGTTGATGACAGGTTTCGAGATGATGGAATACGAAGTAGCAGGCAGTCTGGTGTCCACCCGTTTGCTCACAGAGAATCCAGGTTTGGGAACAAGTTATCTGACATTCAAAAGGACATGCATCAGTCAGGGTCCCATGCCCCTGTGGTACGCCCTCTCAAACATATTCTAGGGAAAAATGTTCCACCTCTACAGGTTGGTGAGCATTCTAAAGCACCGAACAGGAAGGGTGCAGATGGTTCTGCGCACAATCAG ATGCCCCCTTCTTCTGGCCCCATGGAGTCTGCTGATGGGAATCCTGTGCAACAGAAAAGTCACAATTCAGAAAGCTCGGTTGATTTAAATTCCAATTCCATGTCCTCTGATGCTACCGCCGCACCTCCTGCACAGGAGAATCTTCTGTCCAGTGAAGGTGGCAACTGGTCCTCACATGACTCATCTGGAAAGAAGAACGCGCTTCCAGCCCCAAAACAAAATACTTTGGAATTTTTACTGATGGAGTTAGTTCCCCCAGTTATTCCTTCTGACAATACTTCTGAAATACCAACTAATGATAATCCATCATCAGCTGCATCTGGAGAAAATATAATCATGAGTAGTGGTGCTTCAGCAGCTGGGCCTTCGGGGCAGATGTTAACATTACAAAGTAGTGCTGTTGCTTCTGCAATTGCATCTGGAGGGAACATGCCTGCTGCAAGTGTTTCACAAACTGTACCTGTGGAGCAGATGTCAACACTGCCCTGGAGCGCTGGTGCTTCTTCAGCTGTGTCTGGAGGCACCATGCCTGTGGGAAGTATTTCACCAGCTGCACCTGTGATGCAGACATCAACTGCATCTGGGATTAGCCCAGCTGTGCGTGTTGAGGAGATATTAACACTAGTTGATGCTTTTGATGCATCCACAATACCTTCAAATAATTCTTTGCCAGCACAACCTTCTAATGGAGTTCCTCCACAAGCTGCACTTGATAACAGTGGTGACTCAACTTTCGAGGTTCTTGACGGGCAACAGATATCCACCATGCAGCAACAACAGCCTGCTGATAGAAGCTCTACTGGACAACAGACTACTAATACACCAGCTGGAGTGGTAAATGATCAG GGATCTCCAGATTTCCTTGGTGAATACCTTTCTCAAGATGTCTCAAAACCAGCCCAAGAATCCAATTCCAAAGCTCAATCCCAGCCTCTTCCATCAGAAACAAAATCTAGTGGAAGAAAGGAACTTCCAGCG GACCTTTTTACTGGAACTTATTCACCAGCTCCAGACCCAATACCAGGTTGTCAAATTTGTCCACCTTATGGCATGAGATTCAACAAGCAGTACTATCTTCATGCAACG CCTGTGCCAGCATTTCCCAACATAGCAAAATCAACAAACCCATTTGATCTTAACGGTGACACCACTTCGGTACAACCCCTACCA TTTCCTTCCATGGGAAATTTGCATGGTACTCTCCCAGTGCATACTTCTGCAATGCCTCCGCATTCCCTGTCCTTTGCATCAGCCATGCCTTATG GTGGAAACATGGGACAACAAGCATACACGAATTTGCCTCATTCCAG ACCACATGGGCCTTGCGACTTTGGCAGTGAGGGAGTTCCTTTTGGGTCCTTGAATATGGCTCAACAACCAACCGGTGGATACTTGCTCCCAACCTCCCCAAGTTCTCTTCGTTTAAAGGGAGGAAATCCATTTGGATAG
- the LOC118050156 gene encoding uncharacterized protein isoform X2, with protein sequence MTKKNKEEERVGKIIRGLLKIPENIRCVNCNSLNDKEDSGENRWAVLYSGGSRSPNYEDRHGRSDRSGFSGRADDKTIKYYYDERRSPRYSQENSRYGGFMRSPVRFEVVDDRFRDDGIRSSRQSGVHPFAHRESRFGNKLSDFQKDMHQSGSHAPVVRPLKHILGKNVPPLQVGEHSKAPNRKGADGSAHNQMPPSSGPMESADGNPVQQKSHNSESSVDLNSNSMSSDATAAPPAQENLLSSEGGNWSSHDSSGKKNALPAPKQNTLEFLLMELVPPVIPSDNTSEIPTNDNPSSAASGENIIMSSGASAAGPLGQMLTLQSSAVASAIASGGNMPAASVSQTVPVEQMSTLPWSAGASSAMSGGTMPVGSISPAAPVMQTSTASGISPAVRVEEILTLVDAFDASTIPSNNSLPAQPSNGVPPQAALDNSGDSTFEVLDGQQISTMQQQQPADRSSTGQQTTNTPAGVVNDQVSFGLDLEFQEFEEHLEPCYS encoded by the exons atgacgaagaaaaacaaagaagaggaGAGAGTTGGGAAGATAATTCGCGGTCTTCTTAAAATCCCTGAGAATATTCGTTGCGTTAATTGCAATAGCTTG AATGACAAGGAGGACTCTGGTGAGAACAGGTGGGCTGTTTTATATTCTGGTGGATCTAGAAGTCCAAACTATGAAGATAGACATGGGCGGAGTGACAGATCTGGTTTTAGTGGAAGAGCTGATgacaagacaataaaatattattatgatgaaAGAAGAAGTCCTCGTTATTCCCAAGAAAATTCAAGATATGGAGGTTTTATGAGAAGTCCTGTTCGCTTTGAGGTTGTTGATGACAGGTTTCGAGATGATGGAATACGAAGTAGCAGGCAGTCTGGTGTCCACCCGTTTGCTCACAGAGAATCCAGGTTTGGGAACAAGTTATCTGACTTTCAAAAGGACATGCATCAGTCAGGGTCCCATGCCCCTGTGGTACGCCCTCTCAAACATATTCTAGGGAAAAATGTTCCACCTCTACAGGTTGGTGAGCATTCTAAAGCACCGAACAGGAAGGGTGCAGATGGTTCTGCGCACAATCAG ATGCCCCCTTCTTCTGGCCCCATGGAGTCTGCTGATGGGAATCCTGTGCAACAGAAAAGTCACAATTCAGAAAGCTCGGTTGATTTAAATTCCAATTCCATGTCCTCTGATGCTACCGCCGCACCTCCTGCACAGGAGAATCTTCTGTCCAGTGAAGGTGGCAACTGGTCCTCACATGACTCATCTGGAAAGAAGAACGCGCTTCCAGCCCCAAAACAAAATACTTTGGAATTTTTACTGATGGAGTTAGTTCCCCCAGTTATTCCTTCTGACAATACTTCTGAAATACCAACTAATGATAATCCATCATCAGCTGCATCTGGAGAAAATATAATCATGAGTAGTGGTGCTTCAGCAGCTGGGCCTTTGGGGCAGATGTTAACATTACAAAGTAGTGCTGTTGCTTCTGCAATTGCATCTGGAGGGAACATGCCTGCTGCAAGTGTTTCACAAACTGTACCTGTGGAGCAGATGTCAACACTGCCCTGGAGCGCTGGTGCTTCTTCAGCTATGTCTGGAGGCACCATGCCTGTGGGAAGTATTTCACCAGCTGCACCTGTGATGCAGACATCAACTGCATCTGGGATTAGCCCAGCTGTGCGTGTTGAGGAGATATTAACACTAGTTGATGCTTTTGATGCATCCACAATACCTTCAAATAATTCTTTGCCAGCACAACCTTCTAATGGAGTTCCTCCACAAGCTGCACTTGATAACAGTGGTGACTCAACTTTCGAGGTTCTTGACGGGCAACAGATATCCACCATGCAGCAGCAACAGCCTGCTGATAGAAGCTCTACTGGACAACAGACTACTAATACACCAGCTGGAGTGGTAAATGATCAGGTTAGTTTTGGACTTGATCTTGAGTTTCAGGAGTTTGAGGAACATCTAGAGCCATGTTATTCCTGA
- the LOC118050156 gene encoding uncharacterized protein isoform X1, producing MTKKNKEEERVGKIIRGLLKIPENIRCVNCNSLGPQYVCTTFFTFVCKNCSGIHREFTHRVKSISMAKFNAEEVSALQTGGNERARQIFLKEWNPQRNQLPDSSNQQKVRDFIKHVYVDRRYTGEKSHEKLPRLRLNDKEDSGENRWAVLYSGGSRSPNYEDRHGRSDRSGFSGRADDKTIKYYYDERRSPRYSQENSRYGGFMRSPVRFEVVDDRFRDDGIRSSRQSGVHPFAHRESRFGNKLSDFQKDMHQSGSHAPVVRPLKHILGKNVPPLQVGEHSKAPNRKGADGSAHNQMPPSSGPMESADGNPVQQKSHNSESSVDLNSNSMSSDATAAPPAQENLLSSEGGNWSSHDSSGKKNALPAPKQNTLEFLLMELVPPVIPSDNTSEIPTNDNPSSAASGENIIMSSGASAAGPLGQMLTLQSSAVASAIASGGNMPAASVSQTVPVEQMSTLPWSAGASSAMSGGTMPVGSISPAAPVMQTSTASGISPAVRVEEILTLVDAFDASTIPSNNSLPAQPSNGVPPQAALDNSGDSTFEVLDGQQISTMQQQQPADRSSTGQQTTNTPAGVVNDQVSFGLDLEFQEFEEHLEPCYS from the exons atgacgaagaaaaacaaagaagaggaGAGAGTTGGGAAGATAATTCGCGGTCTTCTTAAAATCCCTGAGAATATTCGTTGCGTTAATTGCAATAGCTTG ggaCCACAATATGTCTGCACAACTTTCTTCACCTTTGTTTGCAAAAATTGTAGTGGAATTCA tcGGGAATTTACTCATAGAGTTAAATCAATTTCGATGGCGAAATTTAACGCGGAAGAAGTTAGTGCTCTTCAAACCGGAGGGAATGAG AGAGCGagacaaatttttttgaaggaaTGGAATCCGCAGCGCAATCAGCTTCCTGATAGCAG TAATCAACAAAAGGTTCGAGATTTTATCAAGCATGTTTATGTGGATAGAAGATACACTGGTGAGAAAAGTCATGAGAAACTCCCACGGCTGAGATTG AATGACAAGGAGGACTCTGGTGAGAACAGGTGGGCTGTTTTATATTCTGGTGGATCTAGAAGTCCAAACTATGAAGATAGACATGGGCGGAGTGACAGATCTGGTTTTAGTGGAAGAGCTGATgacaagacaataaaatattattatgatgaaAGAAGAAGTCCTCGTTATTCCCAAGAAAATTCAAGATATGGAGGTTTTATGAGAAGTCCTGTTCGCTTTGAGGTTGTTGATGACAGGTTTCGAGATGATGGAATACGAAGTAGCAGGCAGTCTGGTGTCCACCCGTTTGCTCACAGAGAATCCAGGTTTGGGAACAAGTTATCTGACTTTCAAAAGGACATGCATCAGTCAGGGTCCCATGCCCCTGTGGTACGCCCTCTCAAACATATTCTAGGGAAAAATGTTCCACCTCTACAGGTTGGTGAGCATTCTAAAGCACCGAACAGGAAGGGTGCAGATGGTTCTGCGCACAATCAG ATGCCCCCTTCTTCTGGCCCCATGGAGTCTGCTGATGGGAATCCTGTGCAACAGAAAAGTCACAATTCAGAAAGCTCGGTTGATTTAAATTCCAATTCCATGTCCTCTGATGCTACCGCCGCACCTCCTGCACAGGAGAATCTTCTGTCCAGTGAAGGTGGCAACTGGTCCTCACATGACTCATCTGGAAAGAAGAACGCGCTTCCAGCCCCAAAACAAAATACTTTGGAATTTTTACTGATGGAGTTAGTTCCCCCAGTTATTCCTTCTGACAATACTTCTGAAATACCAACTAATGATAATCCATCATCAGCTGCATCTGGAGAAAATATAATCATGAGTAGTGGTGCTTCAGCAGCTGGGCCTTTGGGGCAGATGTTAACATTACAAAGTAGTGCTGTTGCTTCTGCAATTGCATCTGGAGGGAACATGCCTGCTGCAAGTGTTTCACAAACTGTACCTGTGGAGCAGATGTCAACACTGCCCTGGAGCGCTGGTGCTTCTTCAGCTATGTCTGGAGGCACCATGCCTGTGGGAAGTATTTCACCAGCTGCACCTGTGATGCAGACATCAACTGCATCTGGGATTAGCCCAGCTGTGCGTGTTGAGGAGATATTAACACTAGTTGATGCTTTTGATGCATCCACAATACCTTCAAATAATTCTTTGCCAGCACAACCTTCTAATGGAGTTCCTCCACAAGCTGCACTTGATAACAGTGGTGACTCAACTTTCGAGGTTCTTGACGGGCAACAGATATCCACCATGCAGCAGCAACAGCCTGCTGATAGAAGCTCTACTGGACAACAGACTACTAATACACCAGCTGGAGTGGTAAATGATCAGGTTAGTTTTGGACTTGATCTTGAGTTTCAGGAGTTTGAGGAACATCTAGAGCCATGTTATTCCTGA